Below is a genomic region from Calditrichota bacterium.
GATAGTGCGCAAGGCCTCGGCGCGGATGTAGGGGTCAGGATCGGTGAGCGCCGTCTGCCCAAGGGTCGCGATAACCTGTTCGCTGGCAAATTTGCCCAGGGCGCGCACGGCCTCCAGGCGCACGTTGGTGGAGTCATCCTTCAGGGACTTTTCCACCACCGGCACCAGCGAGCGATCTCCCATTTCCCCCAGGAGGGCCAACGCCCCGCAGCGGCCCCATGCGGCACAGCCGATCTTGGCCAGGGCTTCTTGCGCCGCCTCTGCTACCTCTTGGTTTTCACCTGCCACCAATCTCTTGAGGAGCGGCACGGCGCGATGTTCTTCCAAGCTGCCCAACGCGTTGATGGCACGGACTTGCACCGTGGGGTTGTCGGTGTCGGCGGCGCTCGCCAGCAGGTCACTGACATCGCTCTCGTTGACGGCGAGCATTTTCAGTAGGTGCGGCACAATGGCGGTGCCGTACGGCTTGAGAGCAGCGATGGCCGCGCCCCGCACGGTGAAGTAGCTGCTGCTTAGGTGTCTGACCAGATGAGGGAGGGCTGCCTGATCGCGAATCTTGCCCAACGTGAGGATGATCGTGCGGAGCGGCGTCTTGTTCCGCTCATGATCGAGGGCGCGCAGCAACGCATGGGTCGCGAGGCGGCCAAAGCGCACCAACGCTTGACTGGCAGCTTGATGAACCTTCTCGCTGGTGTCGCTCAGGGCCGCCACCAAAGGCTCGATGGCACGCGGATCGCCGATGTCGGCAAGCGCTCGCACTGCGGCGCAGCGCACGTCGGCCTCGTCGTCATCTAAGGCCTTTACCAGCGGTTCAATCGCCGCGGGATTGCGCATCTCGCCGAGCACGCGTGCGGCGTTGCGGCGCACCAGCTCGCTGGGGCTGCGCATGCTTTCGATGACCATGTCGATGCTGCGCTCGCCCATCTGCACCAGGCCCGAGATTGCCAGGCTCACCACCGGCTCCTCCTCAAGCGCCAACATGCGCAGGAGAATGCGCGCGAGGTTTTCATCGCCAGAGGCAACAATATCGGCCACCTTTTGCTGCAGGCCAATGAGCGCCTCGTTGCGCACCAGCCACTCCTCGTCGTCTGCCGCGGCAATGAGGGTCTCGATGACACGGTGGTCGCCCAAAGTTCTGAGCACGTTGATCGCCGACCAGCGCACGCGCATGTCCAACGAGTTGACGATGCGGGGCTTGCTGAGCTCCTCGAGGGCCTCGCTGGCGCCAAGCCGCCCCAAGGAGATGACCGCTGCTTGTTGGATCTCGGGCAGGGGGTCGCGCAACAGGCCGATCAAGGTCTTGATCAGGGTCGGCTGCTGCACCGAGGGTTCGCGGCAATAGCCAAGGGCAATGATTGCCAAGCGGCGTTCGCGCCAGTCTGCGCCAGAAACTGCCTGCTGCAGCAATTCCTCCATTGAGGCGCCACTCACGGCCTCCCGCAGCTGCTGGCTACTTTCGCTCGATGACACCATGGCATGTATCCTCAACGTCAAAGGCAGTCACGCTATAGCTGCAGTCGATATTGGCCAAATACTTGACGGCGGCGCGGAAGGCGCCGATGCGAGCGCAGGTGAGGTCACGCAGAGTGGCCCCGCTGCTCAATAGCTCCTTGCAGCTCTGCACATAGGGGCACAGATGGACGGTTACCTCGACGCGGTTGGGATTGACCTCGCGCAGTTCGAACTGGCTTGCGTCACGGAAGAGCTTGGCGCGCACGCCGATCTGAATGTAGTTGTCCAGGGCCGACTTGATGGAGTCGCTCTTGCGCACCACGAAGCCGTAGTCGTTCTCCAGAGTGGAGAGGTAATTGTCCACGGCGTGCTCGTAGGCACGCTCGCAGAAGGTGCGCGGCCTGGTGCCGTGGAAATCGCGCGCGGTCTCCTCCAAAGCGGTGAGCCAACTCAGGGCCACCACCCATCCGGCTTTTTCGTTGTCCAGTTCCCGCATCACTTGCTCCTCGAAGCTAACGCTTCCAGTTTCTGCTCCGACACGCGGTCCAGTCCCAGGCGCTGCAGTTCATGTTTGACCACGTGCATGCTGATGTTCTTGCCGATCCGCTTGTTCAACTTTGCCGTGAGCTCATACAACGGCGTGCGTGGGTTCTCAGACCAGAGGAGCACCAACTCCGCCCGGTCGTCGGGGGTGAAGGTGGCCAACTCTTGCGCCAACACTTCTTCCGCCACCGGTTTTTCGATCTCCGCGGCCAGCGATTCGAGAATGCGCTTGGTATCGCGGGCAATCGCTAGCTCTTCGTTGGTCTTGATGACCAGCACTTTGACCTTCCCTTTGCTGATGTCAACCGCGTTCTGGGCGTTCTTCTCCTCATCGATCTCAATACCCAATGCCTTCAAATTGGCAAGGGAGGTGCGGCGCACAAAAGAGGAGTTCTCGCCGATGCCGCCAGTGAACACGATGGCGTCAACCCCACCCAAGACTGCGATGTAGGCGCCGACGTACTTGCGTATCCGATAGCAGAAGATCTCCAGTGCCAACTTATGACGCTCGCTGCCGCGCTGTGCCTCGGCCTCTATTTCGCGCATGTCGTTGGTGGTCTCGGTGAGGCCGAGCATGCCGCTGCTCTTGTTCATTAAGTTGTCGATCTGCCGGGTATCCAGCTTTTCGCGTTCCATAATGTAGGAGACAAGAGCTGGGTCGATGTCCCCACAGCGGGTGCCCATCACTAAGCCTTCCAGCGGCGTGAACCCCATGCTCGTGTCCACCGACTTCCCATGGAGGATGGCGGTGATGCTGCTGCCGTTGCCGAGGTGGCAGGTGATGATTTTCAGCTTCTCGATGGGCTTGCCCAGCACCTGTGCGGCCTGTTGCGCCACGTACATGTGGGAGGTACCGTGGAAGCCGTAGCGCCGAATCCCAAGCTTCTTGTAAAGGGCGTAAGGGAGGCCGTACATGTAGGCCACTTGCGGGATGGTGTGGTGGAAGGCCGTGTCAAAGACGCCCACTTGCGGTACGCCCTTGAGGAGCTGTTCACAGGCTTCAACACCTTTGAGGTTGTGGGGATTGTGCAGGGGCGCAAACTGGATGCAGCGACGCACCCCGGCTTTCACCTCCTCGGTGATCAATACCGATCCGGTGAACTCCTCCCCACCATGCACCAGGCGATGGCCAATGCCAGCGATTTCCGACTTGTCTTTGATTAGGCCATGTTGGGGATGCATCAGGGTGGAGAGCACCATGGCAATGGCTGCATCGTGGTTCAGGATTTCGCGCGTTTCGACGATCTTGTGGCGACCCTTTGGCTGATAGGTGATGCTGGCCTCGCTGGAGCCGATGCGCTCCACGATCCCTTTGGCCAGCACGTCTTCGTCAACCATGTTGAACAGCTGAAATTTGACCGATGAGCTTCCGCTATTTAGCACCAGCACTTTCATCGACCTTCTCCTCGCCTCAGCGGACTATTCCTGGTTTCTCCCTTCTCACATGGGTCATGCCCTCGCCGGGTAAAGTTATACAGATATGCGAAACAAACAAGGGGAAAAAATGAAGCACGTTCACTAAAGGCCTCGGCTTCCGCAAAAGGGGATACCTGCGGTAGCTAAGACGTGGTTGTTGCGAAGAAGGGTAGGCGCAGGACAGCGCGCAACAGATTTATTCGCTTGACTTTTAAATATTTTTTTATTAATTAGCAGCAGAGACCACTGGCGGACAGTTCGGACGACGCGGTTAAGGAGCCATGGCACGCATCCAGATTCTTCTGGCCGACAGGGACCAATCCTATCTCGAGGACGCACAGCGCGTTCTCCGGCTGTATGACGAGAACTACGTGCTGCACGGCGTTACCTCGCCGGCGGAGCTCATCGACAAGCTCACTGCTGACGGCGTAGACCTGCTGTTGCTGGACTCCCATCTGGGCGATGGCGACTACCTTTCCGTGCTCGACCAGGTGGTGGGCCTCCGCCCTGACTTGCCGGTGGTGGTGCTTGTGGATGAAGGGCGCGATGACCTGGCCATTGCGGCTCTTCGGCGCGGTGCTTATGACTATGTCATGAAGACGAAAGGGTATCTGACGACCCTGCCTTTCACTGTGCGCAAGGCGGTGGGGCACAGAGCCTTGAGGAGGAAGGTGAAGCCTGTAGTGGAAAGGCCGCCGGCAGCGCCTGAGCGTCCGGTGCAAGCGCCCAGGGAGCCGCTCTTTGTGCCGCGACGTCCCGCCCCGGAGCCTGTTGTGGCCAGTGCCACGGCAGCTGCCGCAGCGGTTCCGCTTCGTGAGGAGCCGTTGTTCGCAAGTGCGCCGGAGGAACCCCAGCCGCCCGTGACGCCTCGGGAGGCTGCCCGGCCGCCCGCCTTCTCCTTTGCAGCGCCGGCAGATGAGCTGTTCGCCAAAGAGCCCGAGTCGCCACCGAAGGCAGAACCGCCCAGGACGGCACCACGACCCGAGCCGTCGCCGGCGGCTGCCCAGCCGGAGAGTCGCCCGGCGCAAGAGGCACCCGAACAACCGACTGCGTCGTGCGTGGTCGATCAGAAGTTGCGCATTCTTTCCGCCAACAAGAATATGGAAAGGCTGACCGACTACAGCGACGAAGAGCTTCTGGAACTCACGCTCGCCGACCTCTTCGGCGAAGGCGACCAAGACCACGTCTATCGTTGGTTTGAAGCTCTTGGCAGTGGTCAGGCGGCACCCCTTCCTTGCACCCTTATTGGCAAGAAGGGCAAGCGCGTCCAGGTGGAGCTTGCTGCCACACCGTTCCGCGAGGGCGACGGCGAGATTGCCGGGTATAGAGTCCGTATTCGCGAAGTGGTGCCTCCCGCACCCAAGGTGGAGGTGGTCCACGCGGTCGACCAGCTCAAGATGGTCGACGAGCTGGCTGCCCTCATCTCTGCCTGCTACGGGAGACCCTTGTCTGTGCTCCTGGACCTTTTGGCCAAGGTGGTCTGCCAGGTGTTCCGCTTCAAGCGGTGCACGGTAGCCTTGCTGGATCGGCGGCGCAAGGTGTTTGTCAAGCAAGCCATGGTTGGCTACCGCAGCACCGGCGACCAACCCAGGACGCTGGAAGTGCCCGCCGAGGTCATAGACCGGGTCTTTGCTCGCAAGTACCGCGTCAAGGTACTCTACTACAACCGGGAACTCCGGGACGCCCG
It encodes:
- a CDS encoding PAS domain-containing protein; amino-acid sequence: MARIQILLADRDQSYLEDAQRVLRLYDENYVLHGVTSPAELIDKLTADGVDLLLLDSHLGDGDYLSVLDQVVGLRPDLPVVVLVDEGRDDLAIAALRRGAYDYVMKTKGYLTTLPFTVRKAVGHRALRRKVKPVVERPPAAPERPVQAPREPLFVPRRPAPEPVVASATAAAAAVPLREEPLFASAPEEPQPPVTPREAARPPAFSFAAPADELFAKEPESPPKAEPPRTAPRPEPSPAAAQPESRPAQEAPEQPTASCVVDQKLRILSANKNMERLTDYSDEELLELTLADLFGEGDQDHVYRWFEALGSGQAAPLPCTLIGKKGKRVQVELAATPFREGDGEIAGYRVRIREVVPPAPKVEVVHAVDQLKMVDELAALISACYGRPLSVLLDLLAKVVCQVFRFKRCTVALLDRRRKVFVKQAMVGYRSTGDQPRTLEVPAEVIDRVFARKYRVKVLYYNRELRDARTAVGALTGDRRTQDRRPVGEWHRRDLVLINLLDAEGRTFGYISLDDPLEGFVPNRDTFHNLEIFGRLAALIIENYWHFSTLERRTRRLKQILATSNIFKLYLSLSELLKEVVWSIKFSLDFNLVVLALVSKRTQLLEVKAVACEDKIKQLQIGELAFELEEIAGLLQDRYRRNRSYFVDREEPVLAPLKAIYRPAVSNGDEGMWPTWGLVLVPLVSRSEKIIGFLVVDDPVDGRVPNMETIRTLEMLANQVAIAIDNRVMYVELKRQLLEATGEVKEERAAATEAEAGGLRKLMDRLFH
- a CDS encoding HEAT repeat domain-containing protein, translated to MVSSSESSQQLREAVSGASMEELLQQAVSGADWRERRLAIIALGYCREPSVQQPTLIKTLIGLLRDPLPEIQQAAVISLGRLGASEALEELSKPRIVNSLDMRVRWSAINVLRTLGDHRVIETLIAAADDEEWLVRNEALIGLQQKVADIVASGDENLARILLRMLALEEEPVVSLAISGLVQMGERSIDMVIESMRSPSELVRRNAARVLGEMRNPAAIEPLVKALDDDEADVRCAAVRALADIGDPRAIEPLVAALSDTSEKVHQAASQALVRFGRLATHALLRALDHERNKTPLRTIILTLGKIRDQAALPHLVRHLSSSYFTVRGAAIAALKPYGTAIVPHLLKMLAVNESDVSDLLASAADTDNPTVQVRAINALGSLEEHRAVPLLKRLVAGENQEVAEAAQEALAKIGCAAWGRCGALALLGEMGDRSLVPVVEKSLKDDSTNVRLEAVRALGKFASEQVIATLGQTALTDPDPYIRAEALRTI
- a CDS encoding acetate kinase — protein: MKVLVLNSGSSSVKFQLFNMVDEDVLAKGIVERIGSSEASITYQPKGRHKIVETREILNHDAAIAMVLSTLMHPQHGLIKDKSEIAGIGHRLVHGGEEFTGSVLITEEVKAGVRRCIQFAPLHNPHNLKGVEACEQLLKGVPQVGVFDTAFHHTIPQVAYMYGLPYALYKKLGIRRYGFHGTSHMYVAQQAAQVLGKPIEKLKIITCHLGNGSSITAILHGKSVDTSMGFTPLEGLVMGTRCGDIDPALVSYIMEREKLDTRQIDNLMNKSSGMLGLTETTNDMREIEAEAQRGSERHKLALEIFCYRIRKYVGAYIAVLGGVDAIVFTGGIGENSSFVRRTSLANLKALGIEIDEEKNAQNAVDISKGKVKVLVIKTNEELAIARDTKRILESLAAEIEKPVAEEVLAQELATFTPDDRAELVLLWSENPRTPLYELTAKLNKRIGKNISMHVVKHELQRLGLDRVSEQKLEALASRSK